The sequence CCATGAGCCGATGCAGGACTGGCTGGAGGCCTACACCTTCGAAGCCGGCGGCAAGACCTTCCAGCCGTACGATCCCGAGATCACCCTGCGGATCGCGCAGACCGTGAGCCGCCAGTTCGACGGCGTGCCGGACGACGAAAGAGCGATTCGGCGTTCGTTCGGCTACGGCTGGTGGGCCCAGAACCTGGAGGCCGCCACGCTGCTGCTGGAGGACGCCGGCTTCGAGAAGCGCGGCAACGACTGGTACATGCCGAACGGCGACCGCTTCTCCGTCGAGCTGGGCTACAGCGCGGAGGGGGTGATGAGCCGGCTCGGATCGATCATCGTGCAGCAGTGGATCCAGGCCGGCGTGCACGCGACCAGCAGGACCGATCCGCAGTTGTGGGACCAGATGTTCAATGGCGACTTCGACGCGCAGATCGGCTGGTCGGTGGAGACCTGGGGCGGCCACCCCGACCTGTCGTTCTTCCTGGACAGTTGGCACTCGGAGTTCGTGGCCGAGCCTGGTGCGCGGCAGTCGGCGCGCAACTGGCAGCGCTGGTCGCATCCCGAGCTGGACCGGATCATCGAGGAGATCCGCACCATCGACTTCAACGATCCGCGCGGCGTCGAGCTGGGGCAGGAGTTCGTGAGGTTGACGGTGGAGGAGATGCCGACCATCCCGATCATGTCGTACAACGTGTTCTCGGTGCAGTCGAACCGCTACTGGACCAACTTCCCGACCTCGGAGAACAACTACGCGAACCCGGTGACCAACTGGGCCAACGGGCGCTATATCCTGAACCTGATCGAGCCCGCGTCCCGGTAACGCGCGTGGCCCCTCCCGTCCCGAGCCGAAGGAATCTGCCATACCGCGGCGGATTCTTTCGGCCGGGATCCGGGGCCAGGCCCGTCCACGGCAGAACGAACTCATGAGAGCGTACGGTCTGTTCGTACTGAAACGATTCGGCCAGTTGCTGGTGGTGGTGTTCCTGGGGGTGAGCGCGACCTTCTTCATCACCCACCTGTCGCCGATCGACCCGGTGGAGCAGACCATGAGACGCCTGACCAGCAGGGCCGGGTTCAGCCCGGAGGCGCAGGAGCAGATGCGCGCCGCGCTCACCGAGCTGTACGGCACCGACAAGCCGCTGCTTGGACAGTTCTTCAGCTTCTGGAGCCGCCTCCTCCGCGGCGACATGGGCCCGTCGCTGCTCGCCTTCCCGACGCCGGCGCTCCGGCTGGTACGGCGCGCGCTGCCGTGGACGGTCGGCCTGCTCACCACCACCGTCGTCATCACCTGGACCGTCGGCAACCTGCTCGGCGGGCTGGCAGGCTACTTCCAGGACAACCGTTTCCTGAAGGCGTTCGGGGTGCTGGCCGTCGGCGTGCAGCCGATCCCGTATTACATCGTCGCCTTCATCATGCTGATCCTGTTCGGCTTCGTGTGGCCGGTGTTGCCGATCTCGGGCGGCGCCGGAATGTTCGTGGAGCCGGGCTGGAACCTGCCCTACGCGCTGTCGATCGTGCACCACGCAATTCTGCCGGCGTCGTCGATCGTGGTGGTCGGGCTCGGCACCTGGTTTCTGGGCATGCGCGCGCTGGTGTCGAACGTGGTCACCGAGGACTACGTCACCTACGCCGAGCTCGGCGGGGTGGAGAGCCGCAGGATCGTCGGCTCGTACGTGATCCGCAACGCCATGGTCCCGCAGCTCACGGCGCTGGCGATGGTGCTCGGCGGCGTGTTCTCCGGGACCATCATCACCGAGGAGGTGTTCTCCTATCCCGGCGTCGGCACGCTGATGATCGACGCCGTGAATGCCGGCGACTATACGCTCGTGCTCGCCGTCACTTCGATCTCGATTGCGACCGTGGCGACGGCGATTTTCGTGATTGACCTGCTGTACCCGTTGTTGGACCCACGGGTCAGGGTCAAGTAGCGTGCTGCATCCGCAGGTGAAGGGCCGGTAGACCGGTGTTGCACATCATCCGGGATCTGCTGCGCTACAACCGGGAGTTCGCGGTCGGCGTCGCGTTTCTCGGCGTGATCGTGGTCTATTCCCTGCTGTCGTTCGTCTCGCCGATCGACCCCGACATCCAGTTCATGGAGTTCCCGGACCTGCCGCCCTCCGGCGAGTACTGGTTCGGCACCAACTCGCGCGGCCAGGACCTGTTCTGGCAGCTCACCTTCGCGTTCCGCAACACGCTGGGGTTCGGGATCATGGTGGCCGCGTTCAGCCGCGTCATCTCCATCACCGTGGGCCTGGTATCCGGGTACGTGGGCGGAGTCGTCGACCGCGTGCTGATGGTGGTCAACGACGTGTTCGTCACGCTGCCCCTGCTGCCGGTGCTGCTGGTGTTCTACTTCGTGCTCGGCGACAGCCTCAACACCATCAACCTGGCGCTGCTGATGGCATGCCTCGGCTGGCCGTTCGACGCCCGCCTGATCCGCTCCATCGCGCTCGGGCTGCGCCACCGCGAGTTCACCCGCCACGCCACCTTCTCCGGGATGAGCCCGCTGAAGATCATGTTCGAGGAGCACCTGCCGTACGTGATGCCGGTGGTGTTCGCCACCGCCATGGCCAACATGCTGTGGGCGATCGGGGTGGAGGTGACCCTCGCGGTGCTGGGCTTCACCAACATCAACATCGCCACCGTCGGCACTACCATCTATTGGGCCAACAACCACTCCGCGATGATCGTGGGCGTCTGGTGGTGGATCGTCATCCCGGTCGTGCTGGTGGTGATCATGTTCATCGGCCTCTACCTGCTGGCCGTCTCGCTCAACGAGTACATCGATCCGCGCTCCCGGCTGCGCAGGATGGGCGGCTGATGGCGGACGTCCTGACCGTTTCCAGCCTCAAGGCGTACTACCAGACCAATTACTTCGGCGTGCAGCGGGAAGTGCGCGCGGTGGACGACATATCGATTACGGTGCGTGCCGACGAGGTGTACGGCATCGCGGGGGAGAGCTCGTCGGGCAAGACCACGCTGATCAAGACGTTCGCCGGCGCCATCCATCCGCCGCTGCGCATCGTCGGCGGCTCCATGCGGTACCGGTTCGACGGGGGTGAGATCGACCCGTACGCGGTCAGCGCGGAGGAGCTGAACCGCCTGCGCTGGAGGCACGTGTCGTACATCATGCAGGGCTCGATGAGCGTGCTGAACCCGGTGCGCCGGATCCAGCGCAGCTTCGCCGACTTCGCCTACGATCACATGGAGCTGTCGAAACCGCGTTTCCGGCAGGCGGTCGAGGAGCACCTGGAGCGGCTCTCCCTGTCGCCGGACGTGCTGCGCGCGTACCCGCACGAGCTGTCCGGCGGCATGCGGCAGCGCGTCACCATTGCGCTCGCCACCGTGTGCCGGCCCGGCTTCATCATCGCCGATGAGCCCACCACCGCGCTCGACGTGGTGGTGCAGAAGGACGTGCTGGCGCTGCTGGACGACATTCGCCGGTCGTTGCGGTCGTCGGTGGTGTTCGTGACCCACGACATGAGCGTGCACGCCAACATGGCCGACCGCATCGGCATCATGTACGCCGGGCGCATCGTCGAGGAGGGGCCCACGCGGGCGCTGTTCACCGAGCCCAAGCACCCCTACACGGCGCACCTGGTGGCCAGCCTGCCGCGCATCGGCGACGCCTCCCGCAAGCCGGCGCTCGGCGGCCGCCCGCCGGCCCTGTCCGACCCGCCGGGAGGCTGCCGCTTCCACCCGCGCTGCCCGCTGGCCATCGCCAAGTGCCGCACCGAGGTGCCGCCGCTGGAGATGGTCGGCGCCGACCACCGCTCGGCGTGCTGGCGCAGCGCCGAGGTGGAGCCTCCGGAGCCGTCGGCGCCGGCGCGCGGCGCGGCCGAGGGGGCGCCGGCATGAGCGCG is a genomic window of Spirochaetaceae bacterium containing:
- a CDS encoding ABC transporter permease, translated to MRAYGLFVLKRFGQLLVVVFLGVSATFFITHLSPIDPVEQTMRRLTSRAGFSPEAQEQMRAALTELYGTDKPLLGQFFSFWSRLLRGDMGPSLLAFPTPALRLVRRALPWTVGLLTTTVVITWTVGNLLGGLAGYFQDNRFLKAFGVLAVGVQPIPYYIVAFIMLILFGFVWPVLPISGGAGMFVEPGWNLPYALSIVHHAILPASSIVVVGLGTWFLGMRALVSNVVTEDYVTYAELGGVESRRIVGSYVIRNAMVPQLTALAMVLGGVFSGTIITEEVFSYPGVGTLMIDAVNAGDYTLVLAVTSISIATVATAIFVIDLLYPLLDPRVRVK
- a CDS encoding ABC transporter permease; translation: MLHIIRDLLRYNREFAVGVAFLGVIVVYSLLSFVSPIDPDIQFMEFPDLPPSGEYWFGTNSRGQDLFWQLTFAFRNTLGFGIMVAAFSRVISITVGLVSGYVGGVVDRVLMVVNDVFVTLPLLPVLLVFYFVLGDSLNTINLALLMACLGWPFDARLIRSIALGLRHREFTRHATFSGMSPLKIMFEEHLPYVMPVVFATAMANMLWAIGVEVTLAVLGFTNINIATVGTTIYWANNHSAMIVGVWWWIVIPVVLVVIMFIGLYLLAVSLNEYIDPRSRLRRMGG
- a CDS encoding ABC transporter ATP-binding protein; translation: MADVLTVSSLKAYYQTNYFGVQREVRAVDDISITVRADEVYGIAGESSSGKTTLIKTFAGAIHPPLRIVGGSMRYRFDGGEIDPYAVSAEELNRLRWRHVSYIMQGSMSVLNPVRRIQRSFADFAYDHMELSKPRFRQAVEEHLERLSLSPDVLRAYPHELSGGMRQRVTIALATVCRPGFIIADEPTTALDVVVQKDVLALLDDIRRSLRSSVVFVTHDMSVHANMADRIGIMYAGRIVEEGPTRALFTEPKHPYTAHLVASLPRIGDASRKPALGGRPPALSDPPGGCRFHPRCPLAIAKCRTEVPPLEMVGADHRSACWRSAEVEPPEPSAPARGAAEGAPA